In the genome of Aedes aegypti strain LVP_AGWG chromosome 2, AaegL5.0 Primary Assembly, whole genome shotgun sequence, the window TTTATCAAAAAGAATATGGATGAGAAGTGAAATTCAacatgtgtattttgaatcacactcTTATGAGCCGTGGATATCTTGCTAAGTTAATTAATATGAATATTTTGACATATTAAACtcaagaaattgaaattttgatttatataGTTGCAGCATTAAGGGGCGACATGATAGCACGAAAAAACTCCACAGAGATAATTATTTGTTGATAACAGTGAAAGTGCTTATAGCACACTGTGCTCAGCAGCATCACAATTAACGAATTACTAACTGTACATTTTCCAGACCCTTACAATCGGTCTGGGCAGACTAACACATTCAAGAGCACATTAACACCAGACTGACCGCCAGACGGTTCTGCGTCAGGTCTAGCTTCGGTAGCCAACGAAAAGCCAACGATGCAAAGGATCATCTGCAATCATGCTCGGATTGCTTCCACGGTGCGTAGAGTCACTGACCGACCATAGGTTGGGGCGCAGTATGGTAGCCCTTGTACCGGTCGGAGTGAACATGCTTTCGAATGAGTTGTGGAATTGCTATCTATAAAACCATCGTTTAATAATCGGAATTCTATCATTCGGTGGTCAAAGTTCCTACGGTAATCATCTAGGTTAGCCAGGCGATAAAATGTTTAAGGTATATTTCAATCGAATGAACATAAGATTTGTTATGATATGAAGATTTTTCTCCATTTTGGCAGATCGCTACAGTACTGATTTTAGTGGCAGCAATTGCCATCCATGCAGCTCCCCAAGGACGAAGAGATTCTGATTTTAGACGAACTGATGTCGGAGCACTTGAACCTGAGAGAGATGAGTGGCAGTACGAGGATGTACCTAATGAAAACCAGCTAGAAAATGGACAAAGAGGAATTCGAAAGGCTTTCTGGCAATATGAAATAGCACATATTCAGCCCAATAAAAAAGGATCCCGAGCGGGCAACGGCTCAATTCGAGAGGAGCAGAATAGTCAAGAGGAAACTCAACCGGAAGAACAGAACGAAAACGAAGAAGAACAAGAGGCAGAAGAACCACAGTCTGAGGAACAAGGGCAAGAAAATGAAGAGACCGTTGAAGAACAGGATCAGTTAGATGTTCGTCAAGATCGTGTTCGAAGCGAAGGTCGTCGGCAAAACAGTGGACGAGGATCCAATGAACGTAATGGTAGGCGTGGAAGAGTTGACCAACAACGTAGCAGAGGCCGTCAAGAAGGTCGCCAGGGAGGTCGTCAAGAAGGTCGTCAGGGTCGCCGGCAGGAGGAATCCCGAGAGTCTAATCAACAATCGAGCGAAGAAGCCGAACAGACCAACGAACCGGAGGACCAGATCCAGGTAGAGCAAGAAGGTCTTGAAGAAGTCAATCAGGAAGCCCCTCAAAATGATAGTCAGGAAAACACCGAATCCAAGGGTATTGCTGATTATGAATATACTTACGGTGTCAACGATCCAGCAACCGGTGACCATAAGGATCATTGGGAAAAACGCGTTGGAGATCATGTCGAAGGAGGGTATATTCTGGAACAACCAGATGGCAAAAGACGAGTCGTAAAATACGAGAGTGGTAAGAAAGGCTTCGAGACGAACATTATGCAAATCGAACGGAAGAAGGGCCATAAGAAAACTAAGAACGCAAAGAAGCAAAAATCAGTAGCTCATAGCTATGCGTCAGTGAAGCAGAATAATTGATGAATCCgcatgatttttcatgaatatGGTAATTGTGATATAGACTTATTTTTGTATAGTTACAATACATAGTGTACAAATaagtataaataaaataaaatatgtcgACATAATGTGCTGATTCTTTCTATTTACCTATAAGATGATTTTTTTCCTCCTTAATTCGTCGTTTCTATGTAAACTAAATTAGTCCACTTATCAAGAAATTTACCCTGATAAAAGTCACTGGTGCAGATTTTCTGATGAAGAGGTGCATCGGTTGACATGTCGAAAGAAAATAGTCGAAcgataaaatttttgaatgaaaaaacgtTGAACCCCAAAACGTCCATAGCATTTTAAAAAGtgattaaaaattgttttccagatttttcttcgatgtattgtcaaaatttttgaaaaagcccgatttttgtaagtaatttcaaacaaatatttctagttcaaaaaatgtcgaaaaatccatttttgttatggctatagcggtcatgcgactcaaaggtaaagggagtctatagaagatttCTATATGAttgaaatgaataggtggataggcgtcgcaaggaagcgacaagattgaaattttattagggtttcgttctacttcgtcgtatcaaacttaaaatgttccactacggcggatattccaacttacctgcaacattgATTAATTATCGACACCAGCAACACAACTtcatgatacaagtttcttcccgctcCCTGTGGGACATACTTCGccaggcacttattttcactatggaaaaccttcgtacttcttcactgaaggatttcattccaatcacacgccgtgaAAGTCCTATAATTCACGAAAAGttatgaaattttctcaacgaccgcgtaaaattgagaacgtaaacaaagttcaatccgtcgtactgagaaaaaaagcttgtgtgcatcaatgtgtgcgcgatgctcgacgtaaaaatacgattcctttgattgtgttgttttcgctgcactgtgaacATATGCCATAAGTGTTCGGTCAAAAGAAATTGTGTTCAaagtttgggctgaattttgataacgagaaatgaattttaaaggaattttgTATATTccaatggagggagatgcccatTGAACcttatattctagtaaaacattttattatagcgttgatattttgttttttgaccactcactatatcacagtaagttgtgagacgaatctggaaactgattgcgacagaaatgaaaacgatacgatgGATTGATAAtacggaaagatgcattttttccaaaaagagatcaagatttatcaaaatcttattgtacaatgctaaagccgttttgtgAAAGCATTGTTTGGTATCGGTTTGCATCAGCGTCATTCACTGCAATagtgggaaaattgcagttctcactgatcaaagcttaatacgatggatactagcacatcaccctagatggtgaaaattgagcaagccattttaaagtcagtaagcatcgaagcgtgcTGTATTCTACCTAGATTCTCTACTGGAggagggttggctcaaagcttttgagttttgctaccaacatgagcatgagcatgagcatgattaaccgcccgcagttgctactccgttattgcaagaacagctgtacttacacagggaaccaacagatgctactcaggatcagtagcatcttcaatgtgtaagtactggtgttctcactattataacaaacaataccggcgccggctgcgtccgaatgcaggtcaatttgggaataggagggaaatgttgacgtgttacttgctttacggaagccgaggagtcctctgcacttctaaaagaaaacactgggagtttggatatgggaaaggattcgttttggtgaaCGAAAAAGTAAAGTTTGAAACGAATACGTGAGCAAATACACGGGTgaccgataccgatagtgcgattattacgcgaaccggacactacactactgacgcgttaggtttgttttgtttttcgccCGCAaactttccattttttttctgcagcgcaacacgaaccggacacaattgatcagGATTCCGTCGGTCGCCCACAACAGAGCAAGCAACAGATTTtacggaccaaacactactcgcttttgagctttgctaccaacacagggaAAATGCAGGAGGCCTTAATGTGTTAATATTACCGAACGGTTCTTTCGATCAatgactgatattgggaattaagggcttgctcaattttcaccacctagtaaaatttcaatcttgtcgcccCCTTGCAACGACCTAttcatttcaatcatttgtaaaaatcttctatagactccctttacctttgagtcgcagaCTATTTTAAatcaatcacggtcgatacctccTCCTATGAAAAATCCTtagtttttatatatttttttcaagtgcTTTGAGATTCGAGCTGAGTTTTTAATTTGGTGGACTGGTTTTAGCTATTTAGTTTCGTACATTAACTGGCTGTTAAAGTTGTATCGCACTTTCATTATTGAAAACTTTAGAAACAATTTAACAGCTACAGTACAGCAGAGATGATAGTGGCTTaagaatagtagtttacgggacaagttgcagaatgatgatttttacagctcgagtcgtaaatttgtcctacgaggcttgccgagtaggataattacgacgagtgctgtaaaaatcgtgttctgcaacgagttacgtacaacattttttgaaatttcgtaaaagaccacttgagggtatcagaaattatgtcGAAATGCATTccccattattttacaatttctgaaaaattgttgtgttatgattcattacgcagctCAAAGCAGttacgtaatgagaaagcgttgcgtaatgaatcattacagcactggtttcagttaggtaatgactattcccgcactgcatacttcagtgcaggaaagtaggccgtttcatgatagattggcgtgatgaaaaacagcctattacgatgagaaattgcaaaaataatttttcgaaactggaaaataaatttaaaatgaatgtaAAAATGCAGTTTGCCTGcgaatttaatcaaaatttaaattatctTGGTTGACCTATAATAATGTTATGTGGTTTT includes:
- the LOC5568290 gene encoding cilia- and flagella-associated protein 251 yields the protein MFKIATVLILVAAIAIHAAPQGRRDSDFRRTDVGALEPERDEWQYEDVPNENQLENGQRGIRKAFWQYEIAHIQPNKKGSRAGNGSIREEQNSQEETQPEEQNENEEEQEAEEPQSEEQGQENEETVEEQDQLDVRQDRVRSEGRRQNSGRGSNERNGRRGRVDQQRSRGRQEGRQGGRQEGRQGRRQEESRESNQQSSEEAEQTNEPEDQIQVEQEGLEEVNQEAPQNDSQENTESKGIADYEYTYGVNDPATGDHKDHWEKRVGDHVEGGYILEQPDGKRRVVKYESGKKGFETNIMQIERKKGHKKTKNAKKQKSVAHSYASVKQNN